The Streptomyces sp. NBC_00483 genome contains the following window.
AGCGCGTCGAGGAAACCCTCAGGCGTGGTGAGCGTCTTCTCCGTGGCCGCCGGCATCCCGGTCCGCCCAAGAAGCGCCCGCACCTCATCCGCGGGCGTGTACGCGAGCAGCGCCTTTCCCACGCCAGTGGAGTGCGGCAGCACCCGCCGCCCGACCTCGGTGAACATCCGCATGGAGTGCTTGGACGGCACCTGGGCGACGTACACGACCTCGTCGCCGTCGAGGAGCGCCATGTTCGCGGTCTCGCCGGTCTCCTCGACGAGGCGCGCCAGGTACGGGCGCGCCCACGTGCCGAGCAGCCGGGACGCGGACTCGCCGAGCCGGATGAGCCGCGGGCCGAGCGCGTAACGCCGGTTGGGCTGCTGGCGTACGTAGCCGCAGGCGACCAGCGTGCGCATCAGCCGGTGGATCGTCGGCAGCGGCAGTCCGCTGCTGGCGGAGAGCTCGCTCAGGCCGACCTCACCACCGGCGTCGGCCATCCGCTCGAGCAGATCGAAGGCGCGCTCGAGGGACTGGACGCCGCCGGTGGGTGCGGACTTGGCGGCATCAGTGGTGCTGGCGTCGGGCGTCGGCACAGCGCGTTCCTTTCGGGGGGTGGGCAGATTTGCAGCCTACCGGCGGGTCCCCGGCCAGTGATCCCTTGACCTGGAAGTTCGTGGGTAGCTACGTTCTGCGTGTCGGAATATTAATTCCACTTTGTGGAAACGTCCAGGGTCCGGGTGGGTCTTGACGGTTCCCGAAGTCTGAGTGAGAGTCCTTCAACAGAACGTTGAAGCTTGAGGAGGCCCAGGTGTCGGACGCCGAAGTCCAGATCGAACTCGTGCTGCGCTCGACGCGCGTCGTCACTCCCGAAGGTACGCGCCCCGCCTCGGTCGCCGTCGCCCAGGGGAAGATCGTCGCGGTGCTCGCGCACGACGCCGAGGTCCCGGCCGGGGCCCGCCTCGAGGACTTCGGCGACGACGCGCTGCTGCCCGGCATCGTCGACACGCACGTGCACGTCAACGACCCGGGGCGTACGGAGTGGGAGGGCTTCTGGACCGCCACCCGCGCGGCCGCGGCCGGTGGCATCACGACCCTCGTCGACATGCCGCTCAACTCCCTGCCGCCGACCACGACCGTTGACAACCTTCGTACGAAGAAGGACGTCGCCGCCTCCAAGGCGCACATCGACGTCGGCTTCTGGGGCGGCGCGCTGCCGGACAACGTCAAGGACCTGCGCCCGCTGCACGACGCCGGTGTCTTCGGCTTCAAGTGCTTTCTTTCGCCCTCCGGTGTCGACGAGTTCCCGCACCTGGACGCCGACCGGCTCACCGCCTCCATGGCCGAGATCGCCGGCTTCGGCGGCCTGCTCATCGTGCACGC
Protein-coding sequences here:
- a CDS encoding IclR family transcriptional regulator, whose product is MPTPDASTTDAAKSAPTGGVQSLERAFDLLERMADAGGEVGLSELSASSGLPLPTIHRLMRTLVACGYVRQQPNRRYALGPRLIRLGESASRLLGTWARPYLARLVEETGETANMALLDGDEVVYVAQVPSKHSMRMFTEVGRRVLPHSTGVGKALLAYTPADEVRALLGRTGMPAATEKTLTTPEGFLDALEDVRQAGYAVDDNEQEIGVRCLAVSVPDSPTAAAISISGPAGRVTEAATEKIVPVLQQVAQELSVALASSGHSG